AACGTTCGTGATGTGGGGCGGCCGCGAAGGCAGCGAATATGACGGTTCCAAGGACCTGTCCGCAGCGCTGGACCGCATGAAGGAAGGCGTGGACACCGCGGCCGGCTACATCAAGGAAAAGGGCTACGACCTCCGGATTGCGCTGGAACCGAAGCCGAACGAACCCCGCGGCGACATCTTCCTCCCCACCGTTGGACACGGTCTGGCATTCATTGCCCAGCTGGAACACGGCGACATTGTGGGCCTCAACCCGGAGACGGGCCACGAGCAGATGGCCGGGCTGAACTTCACCCATGGCATTGCCCAGGCCCTGTGGGCAGGCAAGCTCTTCCACATCGACTTGAACGGCCAGCGGGGCATCAAGTACGACCAAGACCTGGTCTTCGGCCATGGCGACCTCACCAGCGCCTTCTTCACGGTGGACCTGCTGGAGAACGGCTTCCCCAACGGCGGACCCACGTACGACGGCCCCCGCCACTTCGACTACAAGCCTTCCCGCACCGACGGCTACGACGGCGTATGGGAATCAGCCAAGTCCAACATGTCCATGTACCTCCTGCTGAAGGAACGCGCTCTTGCTTTCCGCGCGGATCCCGCAGTCCAGGAGGCCCTCGCCACGTCCGGAGTCTTCGAATTGGGCCAGCCCACCTTGAACGCCGGAGAAACCACTGCGGACCTGCTGGCTGACGCCAGCGCTTTCGAAACGTTCGACGCCGATCAGGCCGCCGAGCGCTCGTTCGCCTTCGTCCGACTCAACCAGCTGGCCATCGAGCACTTGCTCGGCGCCCGCTAAACCACACCCACCCGTCACAGCCCCGCCGCCGGGCCGCCAAACTTTGGTTTGGGGCCCGGCTCCGGTTCGCCAAAGGAACAAACGTATGCCTCTCGTAGCCGGGATCGACAGCTCCACCCAGTCGTGCAAAGTGGTGATCCGGGACTCCGCCACCGGCGCGTTGGTGCGCCAAGGCCGGGCGCCCCATCCAGAGGGCACGGAAGTCCATCCTGATCATTGGTGGACAGCCCTTCAGGAAGCCATCAGAGAGGCAGGCGGCCTGGACGACGTCGACGCCGTCTCCGTGGGCGGCCAGCAGCACGGGATGGTGTGTCTCGACGACGCCGGGAATGTCGTACGTCCCGCCCTTCTATGGAACGACACACGCTCCGCGCCCGACGCAGAAGAGCTGATCCTTGAAGCCGGCAGTGGCGACGCTGCTGCCGGGGCCGCGAGCTGGGCGTCCCGCACAGGAACCGTTCCTGTGGCCTCGTTGACGGCCACCAAACTCCGCTGGCTGGCCCGGAACGAACCAGAAAACGCCCGACGCACCGCCGCCGTGTGCCTGCCGCACGATTGGCTTTCCTGGCGGCTGGCCGGACACGGCCCTGGCAGCGGACCAGCATCGCTGGAACTCCTGCGCACCGACAGGTCCGACGCTTCAGGCACGGGCTATTTCTCGGCCAGCAACGGCGAGTATCTGCCGGAGGTGCTCGAAAGCACGCTCGGCCATGTGCCCATCCTGCCCGCCGTGGCCGGGCCCTTGGAAGTTGCGGGCAAGACACCCGGCGGCGCTTTGATCGGGCCCGGAGCAGGTGACAACGCCGCAGCAGGTCTGGGCGTCAGCGCAGCCGTC
Above is a genomic segment from Arthrobacter sp. YN containing:
- the xylB gene encoding xylulokinase, which produces MPLVAGIDSSTQSCKVVIRDSATGALVRQGRAPHPEGTEVHPDHWWTALQEAIREAGGLDDVDAVSVGGQQHGMVCLDDAGNVVRPALLWNDTRSAPDAEELILEAGSGDAAAGAASWASRTGTVPVASLTATKLRWLARNEPENARRTAAVCLPHDWLSWRLAGHGPGSGPASLELLRTDRSDASGTGYFSASNGEYLPEVLESTLGHVPILPAVAGPLEVAGKTPGGALIGPGAGDNAAAGLGVSAAVGDVVISIGTSGTVFAVSDVPAQDVSGLVAGFADATGNFLPLACTLNATRVFDATAALLDVGLEELGVLALSAPEGAGGLTLVPYFEGERTPNLPDATGSLHGITVSNYTPANLARAAVEGVLCALADGLAALQAQGVSAQRIILVGGGAQSEAVQQVAASAFGLPVFVPRPGEYVADGAARQAAGVLTGQLPEWPLDGVDVKPREIAGTAPFLTRYRQYAAKVAMS
- the xylA gene encoding xylose isomerase; translated protein: MTPQPTPQDRFTFGLWTVGWTGADPFGVATRPALDPVEAVHKLSELGAYGITFHDNDLIPFDATASERDLILKNFKAALAETGLKTPMVTTNLFSHPVFKDGGFTSNDRSIRRFALSKILRNIDLAAELGAETFVMWGGREGSEYDGSKDLSAALDRMKEGVDTAAGYIKEKGYDLRIALEPKPNEPRGDIFLPTVGHGLAFIAQLEHGDIVGLNPETGHEQMAGLNFTHGIAQALWAGKLFHIDLNGQRGIKYDQDLVFGHGDLTSAFFTVDLLENGFPNGGPTYDGPRHFDYKPSRTDGYDGVWESAKSNMSMYLLLKERALAFRADPAVQEALATSGVFELGQPTLNAGETTADLLADASAFETFDADQAAERSFAFVRLNQLAIEHLLGAR